A region of Vibrio chagasii DNA encodes the following proteins:
- a CDS encoding OmpA family protein, with product MKKLMIGSIVLSALQFSFTANAEQGFSVYCDTAFSEYQHSVRVDDVVGIAQHRQGVLQIEQQSDSSELKQALASQSSMGMNQSGCKTWISNQERRGLLARLHFGFDQHNLTPMGSKALTQLASELQASGNSVTVDGHTDSTGDEGYNQALGLQRALTTSNALVADGVEKNRLVIRSFGESKPIASNETSEGRAKNRRAEIWTSMDDATERVN from the coding sequence GCAATTTAGCTTTACTGCTAATGCGGAACAAGGTTTCAGCGTTTATTGCGACACGGCATTCAGTGAATACCAACATAGCGTTAGGGTTGATGATGTCGTGGGTATTGCCCAGCACAGACAGGGCGTTCTACAGATCGAGCAGCAATCTGATAGTAGTGAATTGAAGCAAGCCTTAGCCAGTCAGTCCAGCATGGGTATGAATCAATCAGGATGTAAGACTTGGATTAGTAACCAAGAGCGTCGCGGGCTATTGGCACGTCTTCACTTTGGGTTTGATCAACACAACTTAACACCAATGGGTAGCAAAGCCTTAACTCAATTAGCTAGCGAATTGCAGGCCAGTGGCAACTCGGTCACGGTTGATGGGCACACAGATAGCACTGGTGATGAAGGTTACAACCAAGCTTTGGGGTTACAAAGAGCACTCACTACTTCGAATGCCTTGGTTGCTGATGGTGTAGAGAAGAATCGCTTGGTTATTCGTTCTTTTGGTGAAAGTAAGCCTATCGCTTCTAATGAAACGAGTGAAGGGCGAGCAAAGAACAGACGAGCCGAGATCTGGACGTCGATGGATGATGCCACAGAACGAGTGAACTAA